A window of the Gossypium hirsutum isolate 1008001.06 chromosome A03, Gossypium_hirsutum_v2.1, whole genome shotgun sequence genome harbors these coding sequences:
- the LOC107887103 gene encoding uncharacterized protein At2g39795, mitochondrial, with protein sequence MWRRALMDSKACQSWRLIAKRGAAAGNGKHASTSASAAAAVNSLLLRSLKEHYLEVSKMNPPPKVSPPSPFTIIKGALDSNGPVLKRTYGKEEISIFVMRLANIIRGEGDDPEDDGINQLFLHVDVSKPGQEDSLQFLCGLYPDALGIHSVSMRPKDESSLDVVPPSKYNGPVFQDLDEKMRDAFHSFIEERGVNESLFPFLQAWLYVKDHRNLLRWFKSVGTFITEK encoded by the exons ATGTGGAGAAGAGCCCTGATGGATAGCAAAGCTTGCCAATCATGGCGCCTCATAGCAAAAAGAGGCGCGGCTGCCGGAAATGGAAAGCACGCCTCTACGTCGGCCTCAGCGGCGGCGGCCGTTAATTCACTATTGCTCCGTTCCCTCAAAGAACACTATCTTGAAGTCTCCAAAATGAATCCCCCTCCT AAAGTTAGCCCTCCTTCACCATTTACGATTATCAAAGGTGCACTTGATTCTAATGGCCCTGTTCTCAAGCGGACGTATGGCAAGGAGGAAATTAGCATCTTTGTGATGCGGTTAGCTAATATTATTCGTGGGGAAGGTGATGATCCTGAGGACGATGGAATTAATCAGTTATTCCTACATGTAGATGTATCAAAACCTGGACAGGAAGACTCCTTACAGTTTCTATGCGGATTGTATCCTGATGCTCTTGGAATTCACTCTGTTTCAATGAGGCCAAAAGATGAGTCTTCACTGGATGTTGTGCCTCCATCTAAGTATAACGGCCCTGTTTTTCA AGATCTTGATGAAAAGATGAGGGATGCATTTCATAGTTTCATAGAGGAACGAGGGGTGAATGAAAGTCTCTTTCCATTTCTACAAGCATGGCTGTATGTAAAGGATCACCGGAATTTGTTGCGTTGGTTCAAATCGGTAGGCACATTCATtactgaaaaataa